The proteins below are encoded in one region of Pseudomonas putida NBRC 14164:
- a CDS encoding GGDEF domain-containing protein, with protein sequence MIAHTPTLFAAVALVATILAFCLLLVGRSNRRDNLLLTGCGLLVHALAYVCYTVYAQAPLWVSYGLGNSLLSLALAFYTASLFRVREQVVPWRVIFLIPACMLVGLMMLLDTLEPRMLLATLVLMLQCSMILYWAWRHAERPGRAHLLLQIGALISLIGLGMRVVAVANGTAVEMRYDTSNLKQSISVAIGTATVMMYSIGLVLMAKERSESRLQHLALHDVLTGTFNRRAILERFAVELDHARQQHASLAVAMIDIDHFKRINDLYGHLAGDEVLCHCVRQLQQRLRQGDSLGRYGGEEFLLLLPGSDRSGAMAALQGLREAIARSPARFAGDQIELRFSVGLWCGVPGPKDSTANLLAQADAALYQAKAAGRNTVHMAALIQAG encoded by the coding sequence ATGATCGCCCATACCCCCACGTTGTTCGCCGCCGTTGCACTGGTTGCAACCATTCTGGCCTTCTGCCTGTTGCTGGTCGGGCGCAGCAACCGCCGTGACAACCTGCTGCTCACCGGTTGCGGGCTGCTGGTGCATGCGCTGGCTTATGTCTGCTACACCGTCTATGCCCAGGCCCCGCTGTGGGTCAGCTACGGCCTGGGCAACAGCTTGCTGTCGCTGGCCCTGGCGTTCTACACCGCCAGCCTGTTCCGGGTGCGTGAGCAGGTGGTGCCTTGGCGTGTCATTTTCCTCATCCCCGCCTGCATGCTGGTGGGGCTGATGATGCTGCTCGATACGCTGGAGCCGCGCATGCTGCTGGCGACGCTGGTATTGATGCTGCAGTGCTCGATGATTCTTTACTGGGCGTGGCGCCATGCCGAGCGGCCGGGCAGGGCCCACCTGCTGCTGCAGATCGGTGCGTTGATCAGCCTGATCGGCCTGGGCATGCGTGTGGTCGCGGTGGCCAATGGCACGGCGGTGGAAATGCGTTACGACACCAGCAACCTCAAGCAAAGCATTTCCGTGGCAATCGGCACGGCGACGGTGATGATGTATTCGATCGGGCTGGTGCTGATGGCCAAGGAGCGCAGCGAGTCCCGTTTGCAGCACCTGGCCCTGCACGATGTGCTGACCGGCACATTCAACCGCAGGGCGATACTGGAACGGTTTGCCGTGGAACTGGACCATGCTCGCCAGCAACACGCCAGCCTGGCTGTGGCAATGATCGACATCGACCATTTCAAGCGCATCAACGACCTGTATGGGCATCTGGCCGGCGACGAGGTGTTGTGCCATTGCGTGCGCCAGTTGCAGCAGCGGCTGCGCCAGGGTGACAGCCTGGGCCGTTATGGTGGCGAAGAATTCCTGCTTTTGCTGCCGGGCAGTGACCGCAGTGGCGCGATGGCTGCGCTGCAAGGGCTGCGCGAGGCCATTGCGCGCAGCCCGGCGCGCTTTGCCGGTGACCAGATCGAACTGCGCTTCAGCGTCGGCTTGTGGTGTGGTGTGCCGGGCCCCAAAGACAGCACTGCCAACCTGCTGGCCCAGGCCGATGCGGCGCTATACCAGGCCAAGGCCGCCGGGCGCAACACGGTGCACATGGCGGCGTTGATCCAGGCGGGATGA
- a CDS encoding RcnB family protein → MKLHYLLLAALPCLPLAVSAAPSSEESITAPETHNRTLEVGDKAPDQYKRDEEAIKDWKAKGLPAPEKESHWVRMGDHYVLVQITNGVVLAIQPAS, encoded by the coding sequence ATGAAGCTTCACTATCTGCTACTCGCCGCCCTGCCCTGCTTGCCTCTGGCAGTCAGCGCCGCGCCCTCCAGCGAAGAAAGCATCACCGCCCCGGAAACCCACAATCGCACGCTTGAAGTGGGCGACAAGGCCCCGGACCAGTACAAACGCGACGAGGAGGCCATCAAGGACTGGAAAGCCAAAGGCTTGCCAGCACCCGAGAAGGAAAGCCATTGGGTACGCATGGGTGACCACTACGTGCTGGTGCAGATCACCAACGGGGTAGTGCTGGCGATTCAGCCGGCATCCTGA
- a CDS encoding SLC13 family permease — protein MNQDLLWVLGLLAIVVVLFIINRPRMDVVALMVILALPLLGILTVEQALAGFSDPNVVLIAALFVIGEGLVRTGIAYRIGEWMSERAGNSETRLLVLLMVAVAGLGSMMSSTGVVAIFIPVVLSIAARLQLSPSRLMMPLAFAGLISGMLSLVATPPNVVVHSELVRNGEAGFSFFSFTPFGLVVLVLGIGYMLLTRHWLNGEVRKDGRVETRRTLLDLVLDYKLNGRERRLRIRPDSPLIGHTLGELELRTRHGANVIGIERQHKFTTRVIGADSNTVLHQGDVLLLDLFANRDDLRSLCQTMQLEPLHFKAAYFIDQSQELGMAEVSLPPGSQLIGKSILELAFRTRFGLNVVGLRREQAAIEEQLVEEKLRLGDTLLVVGPWKAVRQLQSQPKDFLVLSLPAEIDQVAPARTRAPQALLSLAVMVGLMVSGAVPNVIAALIGCLLMGAGRCIDMNSAYRAIHWQSLVLIVGMLPFAQALQKTGGIDLAVGGLVSVLGGAGPSAILACLFAVTAVIGLFISNTATAVLMAPVAVSTAAQLGMSPYPFAMTVALAASAAFMTPVSSPVNTLVLGPGQYRFADFVKIGVPFTVLVMVVTVVMVPWFFGL, from the coding sequence ATGAACCAAGATCTGCTCTGGGTCCTCGGCCTGCTGGCCATCGTCGTTGTCCTGTTCATCATCAATCGCCCACGCATGGACGTGGTCGCGCTGATGGTGATTCTGGCCCTGCCGCTGCTCGGCATCCTCACCGTGGAGCAGGCCCTGGCCGGCTTCAGCGACCCCAACGTGGTACTGATCGCCGCGCTGTTCGTGATCGGCGAAGGCCTGGTGCGCACCGGTATTGCCTACCGTATTGGCGAATGGATGAGCGAGCGGGCCGGCAATAGCGAGACACGCCTGCTGGTGCTGCTGATGGTGGCCGTGGCCGGGCTGGGGTCGATGATGAGTTCCACCGGCGTGGTGGCCATTTTCATCCCGGTGGTACTAAGCATTGCCGCGCGCCTGCAGCTGTCGCCCAGCCGCCTGATGATGCCTCTGGCGTTTGCCGGGCTGATCAGCGGCATGCTCAGCCTGGTGGCCACGCCGCCCAACGTGGTGGTGCACAGCGAGCTGGTGCGCAATGGCGAAGCGGGCTTCAGCTTCTTCAGTTTTACCCCGTTCGGCCTGGTGGTGCTGGTGCTGGGCATCGGCTACATGCTGTTGACCCGCCACTGGCTGAACGGCGAAGTACGCAAGGACGGCCGCGTGGAAACCCGCCGCACACTGCTGGACCTGGTGCTGGACTACAAGCTCAACGGCCGTGAACGGCGCCTGCGCATACGCCCTGATTCACCGCTGATCGGCCATACCCTCGGCGAGCTGGAGTTGCGCACCCGTCACGGCGCCAACGTGATCGGCATCGAGCGCCAGCACAAGTTCACCACACGGGTGATCGGCGCCGACTCCAACACCGTACTGCACCAGGGCGATGTGCTGCTGCTTGACCTGTTCGCCAACCGCGACGATCTGCGCAGCCTGTGCCAGACCATGCAACTGGAGCCCCTGCACTTCAAGGCAGCCTACTTCATCGATCAGTCCCAGGAGCTGGGCATGGCCGAGGTCTCGCTGCCGCCGGGCTCGCAGTTGATCGGCAAGAGCATTCTCGAACTGGCCTTTCGCACCCGCTTCGGCCTCAACGTGGTCGGCCTGCGCCGCGAACAGGCCGCTATCGAAGAGCAACTGGTGGAAGAAAAGCTGCGCCTTGGCGATACCTTGCTGGTGGTCGGCCCGTGGAAGGCCGTGCGCCAGTTGCAAAGCCAGCCCAAGGACTTTCTGGTACTGAGCCTGCCAGCCGAGATCGACCAGGTCGCGCCAGCCCGCACCCGCGCGCCACAGGCGTTACTTAGCCTGGCGGTGATGGTCGGGCTGATGGTGAGCGGTGCCGTGCCCAATGTCATCGCGGCCTTGATCGGTTGCCTGCTGATGGGCGCCGGCCGCTGCATCGACATGAACAGCGCCTATCGGGCCATTCATTGGCAAAGCCTGGTGCTGATCGTCGGCATGCTGCCGTTCGCCCAGGCACTGCAAAAAACCGGTGGTATCGACCTGGCGGTGGGCGGGCTGGTCAGCGTGCTGGGTGGCGCCGGCCCCAGTGCCATTCTCGCCTGCCTGTTCGCCGTCACGGCGGTGATTGGCCTGTTCATTTCCAACACGGCCACTGCGGTATTGATGGCGCCGGTAGCTGTCAGTACCGCCGCGCAACTGGGCATGTCACCCTACCCGTTTGCCATGACCGTGGCCCTGGCCGCATCGGCGGCATTCATGACGCCGGTGTCATCGCCGGTCAACACACTGGTACTGGGGCCGGGGCAATACCGCTTCGCCGACTTCGTCAAAATCGGCGTGCCGTTCACCGTGCTGGTGATGGTGGTCACCGTCGTGATGGTGCCGTGGTTCTTCGGGTTGTAA
- a CDS encoding histidine phosphatase family protein encodes MGNLYLIRHGQASFGADDYDVLSPVGVRQSQALGEHLAQLGIRLDRCVAGNLRRQQDTARLALEALHASGCPVPAVETDAAFNEFDADGVIRALLPGLLPEEPDALHILRNAAQHRSEFQRLFALMVQRWHAGEHADDGLESWQAFTHRVQGGLQRVLDAAGSGDNVAIFTSGGTIAALLHLVTRITPSQAFALNWQIINTSLSQLKFRGRDVALASFNSQAHVQLLRVPELVTYR; translated from the coding sequence GTGGGCAACCTCTACCTGATCCGACATGGCCAAGCCTCCTTCGGTGCCGATGACTACGACGTCCTCTCGCCCGTGGGCGTGCGCCAAAGCCAGGCCTTGGGTGAGCACCTGGCCCAACTGGGTATTCGGCTGGACCGCTGCGTGGCAGGCAACCTGCGCCGCCAGCAGGATACCGCACGCCTGGCCCTGGAGGCCTTGCATGCCAGCGGCTGCCCGGTGCCGGCTGTTGAGACCGACGCCGCGTTCAATGAGTTCGATGCCGATGGCGTCATCCGCGCCCTGTTGCCCGGGCTGCTGCCAGAAGAACCCGATGCCCTGCACATCCTGCGCAACGCTGCGCAGCACCGCAGCGAGTTCCAGCGCCTGTTCGCCTTGATGGTGCAGCGCTGGCACGCGGGCGAACACGCCGACGATGGCCTGGAAAGCTGGCAGGCGTTCACCCACCGTGTACAAGGTGGCCTGCAGCGCGTGCTGGATGCCGCCGGCAGCGGCGACAATGTCGCCATCTTCACATCGGGCGGCACCATCGCCGCCCTGCTCCACCTGGTTACCCGTATTACCCCCAGCCAGGCGTTCGCGCTGAACTGGCAGATCATCAACACGTCGCTCAGCCAGCTGAAGTTCCGCGGCCGCGACGTGGCACTGGCCTCCTTCAACAGCCAGGCCCATGTGCAGCTGTTGAGGGTACCGGAGCTTGTCACCTATCGATGA
- a CDS encoding class I SAM-dependent methyltransferase, giving the protein MDRSLQLNRTSWDERAPLHAASKEYEVDILVQRPGHLSETVRFDLPLLGDITGLNTVHLQCHIGTDTLSLARLGAKVCGLDYSAASLVEARALAERCAMPIAYVESDVYAADKVLPAGTFDLVYTGIGALCWLPRIEPWARAVAALLKPGGRLFLRDGHPMLMAINEDHQDRLQLEYPYFEHEAPTVWHNDQTYVETEQRLAHTETHEWNHGLGEVVTALLAHGLQLTALVEHQSIPWEALPGQMLKGSDGEYRLREQPARLPLSYTLVAVKA; this is encoded by the coding sequence ATGGACCGCTCACTGCAACTCAACCGCACCAGCTGGGACGAACGCGCCCCGCTGCACGCTGCCTCCAAGGAATACGAAGTCGATATTCTGGTCCAGCGCCCCGGGCACCTTTCCGAAACCGTCCGCTTCGACCTGCCTTTGCTTGGCGACATCACCGGGCTGAACACCGTCCACCTGCAGTGCCACATCGGCACCGACACCTTGTCGCTGGCACGCCTTGGCGCCAAGGTCTGCGGCCTGGACTATTCGGCGGCTTCGCTGGTGGAGGCGCGGGCACTGGCCGAGCGTTGCGCGATGCCCATCGCGTATGTCGAGTCCGACGTCTATGCCGCCGACAAGGTACTGCCGGCAGGCACGTTCGACCTGGTCTACACCGGTATTGGCGCGCTCTGCTGGTTGCCCCGCATCGAGCCGTGGGCGCGTGCGGTCGCTGCGCTGCTGAAGCCTGGCGGGCGGTTGTTCCTGCGCGATGGGCACCCGATGCTGATGGCCATCAACGAAGACCACCAGGACCGCCTGCAGCTCGAATACCCGTACTTCGAGCACGAAGCGCCGACGGTGTGGCACAACGACCAGACCTACGTCGAGACCGAACAGCGCCTTGCCCACACCGAAACCCACGAATGGAACCACGGCCTGGGTGAAGTCGTGACTGCCCTGCTGGCGCACGGGCTGCAATTGACGGCACTGGTCGAGCACCAGAGCATCCCCTGGGAGGCGCTGCCGGGGCAGATGCTCAAGGGCAGCGATGGTGAGTACCGCTTGCGCGAGCAGCCTGCACGCTTGCCCCTGAGTTACACCCTGGTGGCGGTCAAAGCCTGA
- a CDS encoding SDR family oxidoreductase, translating into MSKTHLFDLDGKIAFVSGASRGIGEAIAHLLAQQGAHVIVSSRKLDGCQQVAEAIIAAGGKATAVACHIGEMEQIRQVFAGIREQFGRLDILVNNAATNPQFCNVLDTDLNAFQKTVDVNIRGYFFMSVEAGKLMREHGGGSIINVASINGVSPGHFQGIYSVTKAAVINMTKVFAKECAQFGIRCNALLPGLTDTKFASALVKNDAILNAALQQIPLKRVADPKEMAGAVLYLASDASSYTTGTALNVDGGYLS; encoded by the coding sequence ATGTCCAAGACCCACCTGTTCGACCTCGACGGCAAGATTGCCTTCGTTTCCGGCGCCAGCCGCGGCATCGGCGAAGCCATCGCCCACCTGCTGGCTCAGCAAGGTGCCCATGTAATCGTTTCCAGTCGCAAGCTAGACGGTTGCCAACAGGTGGCCGAGGCAATCATCGCGGCGGGTGGCAAGGCGACGGCGGTGGCCTGCCACATCGGTGAGATGGAACAGATCCGGCAGGTGTTCGCCGGCATCCGCGAACAGTTCGGGCGCCTGGACATCCTGGTCAACAACGCCGCCACCAACCCGCAGTTCTGCAACGTGCTGGACACCGACCTGAATGCGTTCCAGAAGACGGTGGACGTGAATATTCGCGGTTACTTCTTCATGTCGGTGGAAGCCGGCAAGCTGATGCGCGAGCATGGCGGCGGCAGCATCATCAACGTGGCGTCCATCAACGGCGTGTCCCCCGGCCATTTCCAGGGTATCTATTCGGTGACCAAGGCGGCAGTCATCAACATGACCAAAGTCTTCGCCAAAGAGTGCGCCCAGTTCGGCATTCGCTGCAACGCCCTGCTGCCGGGCCTGACCGACACCAAGTTCGCCTCTGCACTGGTGAAGAACGACGCCATCCTGAACGCCGCACTGCAGCAGATCCCGCTCAAACGCGTGGCCGACCCCAAGGAAATGGCCGGCGCGGTGTTGTACCTGGCCAGCGATGCCTCCAGCTACACCACCGGCACGGCACTCAACGTCGACGGCGGCTACCTGTCCTGA
- a CDS encoding sulfite exporter TauE/SafE family protein: MMDVAVLSVFAFAAGLIDAAVGGGGLIQIPALFNVLPTAQPAALLGTNKLASVCGTAFAARSFIRKVTLDWGLIVPAALSAFVMSFAGAATVSLVPPSVMRPAVLVMIVLMAIYTFCKKDFGTLHKPAKIGRKEQCLAVLIGGAIGFYDGLFGPGTGSFLIFLFIRFFALDFLHASASAKVVNIATNLAALVFFVPSGNVLYAIALPMAACNVLGALTGTWLAVRKGAGFVRGLFLILLCVLIAKLSWDLLAG; encoded by the coding sequence ATGATGGATGTTGCTGTGCTTTCTGTGTTCGCCTTTGCCGCCGGGCTGATCGACGCCGCAGTGGGGGGCGGCGGGCTGATCCAGATCCCGGCCTTGTTCAACGTGCTGCCCACCGCGCAACCAGCGGCGTTGCTCGGCACCAACAAGCTGGCGTCAGTGTGTGGTACGGCCTTCGCGGCGCGCTCGTTCATTCGCAAGGTGACGCTGGACTGGGGGCTGATCGTGCCGGCAGCGCTCAGCGCCTTTGTCATGTCGTTCGCAGGCGCGGCCACGGTATCACTGGTGCCGCCCAGTGTGATGCGCCCGGCAGTGCTGGTGATGATCGTGCTGATGGCCATCTACACCTTCTGCAAGAAAGACTTCGGCACGCTGCACAAACCCGCGAAGATCGGCCGCAAGGAGCAGTGCCTGGCGGTGCTGATCGGTGGCGCGATCGGTTTTTACGATGGCCTGTTCGGCCCGGGCACCGGCAGCTTCCTGATCTTCCTTTTCATCCGCTTCTTCGCCTTGGACTTCCTGCACGCCTCGGCCTCGGCCAAGGTGGTGAACATTGCCACCAACCTGGCGGCGCTGGTGTTCTTCGTGCCCTCGGGCAACGTGCTGTATGCCATCGCCCTGCCCATGGCGGCGTGCAACGTGCTTGGGGCCCTTACCGGCACCTGGCTGGCAGTACGCAAGGGCGCAGGCTTTGTGCGCGGGCTGTTCCTGATACTGCTGTGCGTGCTGATCGCCAAGCTGTCGTGGGACTTGCTGGCCGGTTGA
- a CDS encoding SCP2 sterol-binding domain-containing protein, whose amino-acid sequence MTSVADAVKKMQEKFNPSAAAGLDLVFGFNITDEGKQYALIVKDGTCDLQEGENPDANCTLVMDSETLKGIVSGETDGMQAFMGGKLRVEGDMMLSMKLSELFPS is encoded by the coding sequence ATGACCTCCGTAGCTGATGCCGTCAAAAAGATGCAAGAGAAGTTCAACCCATCCGCTGCCGCCGGCCTGGACCTGGTGTTCGGCTTCAACATCACCGACGAAGGCAAGCAATACGCGCTGATCGTCAAAGACGGCACCTGCGACCTGCAGGAAGGCGAAAACCCGGACGCCAACTGCACCCTGGTGATGGACAGCGAAACCCTGAAGGGCATCGTCAGTGGTGAAACCGACGGCATGCAGGCCTTCATGGGCGGCAAGCTGCGCGTTGAAGGCGACATGATGCTGTCGATGAAACTCAGCGAGCTGTTCCCGTCCTGA
- a CDS encoding GGDEF domain-containing protein, translating into MPVEFMVFPAQSRLLSYVVLLCLTFALTLGGILARPIESLSLFWPVNAVVAGVLLRYPRQATLTGFSLVWLAMVGADLLCGSAWGPALWFNLCNLAVVVTLWQLLSRLPRLHRRMRTPHGVLSVFAACAAAAMVAASMAAVMAAPWFEQSLRATWLAWFSEQFSTSVLVLPVLLTAPSVRALVRGGAQAIRLAPLLVLLVSLALSIAFGGPGAIAFPIAALLWCAWTYSPFMVSLLTLTAGSTLIVAVAQNLMHFSVPQSEPGVTTLMSARLGIAMLVLGPLVVACVSQANRSLMARLAHQATIDHLTGVLTRSAFTRRANALLDSRQQHAQALPLTLMMLDIDHFKSINDAHGHGVGDQVLRQFASTLQDQLHNDELLARLGGEEFVVILPGLAPERAKFTAERLRRAVQDLHVVQADQRLQITVSIGLAGCDANIPAPSLDALLASADQALYRAKAHGRNRVEQAEAQRQVV; encoded by the coding sequence TTGCCGGTCGAGTTCATGGTTTTTCCAGCCCAATCGCGCTTGTTGTCTTATGTCGTTCTGCTTTGCCTGACCTTTGCCCTCACCCTGGGCGGCATCCTGGCACGCCCGATCGAATCGCTGTCGCTGTTCTGGCCAGTGAACGCTGTGGTGGCCGGCGTACTGTTGCGCTACCCCCGCCAAGCCACCCTGACCGGCTTCAGCCTGGTGTGGCTGGCCATGGTCGGCGCCGACCTGTTGTGTGGCAGTGCCTGGGGGCCGGCCCTGTGGTTCAACCTGTGCAATCTTGCTGTGGTAGTAACCCTCTGGCAGCTGCTGTCGCGCTTGCCACGGCTGCACCGGCGCATGCGCACCCCGCACGGCGTACTCAGCGTGTTCGCCGCCTGTGCCGCCGCCGCCATGGTGGCGGCCAGCATGGCAGCGGTCATGGCTGCACCCTGGTTCGAGCAATCCTTGCGCGCCACCTGGCTGGCCTGGTTCAGCGAACAGTTCTCGACTAGCGTGCTGGTGCTGCCGGTGCTGCTCACCGCGCCCTCGGTACGGGCCCTGGTGCGCGGAGGTGCCCAGGCCATCCGCCTGGCGCCGCTGCTGGTGCTGCTGGTCTCGCTGGCGCTCAGCATTGCCTTTGGCGGCCCCGGTGCCATCGCCTTCCCGATTGCCGCCTTGCTGTGGTGTGCCTGGACCTACTCGCCATTCATGGTTTCGCTGCTGACACTCACCGCCGGCAGCACCTTGATTGTGGCGGTGGCGCAAAACCTCATGCACTTCAGCGTGCCGCAAAGCGAGCCCGGGGTGACCACGCTGATGTCGGCCCGCCTGGGCATTGCCATGCTGGTGCTCGGCCCGCTGGTGGTGGCCTGCGTCAGCCAGGCCAACCGCAGCCTGATGGCCCGCCTGGCGCACCAGGCCACCATCGACCACCTGACCGGCGTGCTCACCCGCAGTGCCTTCACCCGCCGCGCCAACGCGCTGCTGGACAGCCGCCAGCAGCATGCCCAGGCACTGCCACTGACCCTGATGATGCTGGACATCGACCACTTCAAGTCGATCAACGATGCCCATGGCCACGGGGTCGGTGACCAGGTGCTGCGCCAGTTCGCCAGCACCCTGCAAGACCAGTTGCACAACGATGAACTGCTCGCGCGTCTGGGCGGCGAGGAGTTTGTCGTCATCCTCCCGGGCCTTGCGCCAGAACGCGCCAAGTTCACCGCCGAACGCCTGCGCCGCGCGGTACAGGACCTGCACGTGGTGCAGGCCGACCAGCGCCTGCAGATTACCGTGAGTATCGGCCTGGCCGGCTGCGACGCCAATATCCCGGCCCCCAGCCTGGACGCGTTGCTGGCAAGCGCCGATCAGGCGCTGTACCGGGCCAAGGCCCATGGCCGCAACCGTGTGGAGCAGGCCGAAGCGCAGCGCCAGGTGGTGTGA
- a CDS encoding phosphotransferase family protein has product MTLTDQSTQVRPGEELDAAVIDPYLKANIPGLDGLPSISQFPGGASNLTYLVSYPGRDFVLRRPPFGQKAKSAHDMGREFRILNQLNSGFPFCPKAYVHCTDSSLIGGEFYVMERVKGIILRSDIPPELKLDASRTEALCKSFIDRLVELHQVDYNACGLADLGKPEGYVQRQIEGWTSRYEKALTPDAPRWEKVTAWLHDKMPADHPKPAIVHNDYRFDNVILDADNPMRIIGVLDWEMATLGDPLMDLGNSLAYWIEADDPAPVQLMRRQPSNAPGMLTRRQFVDYYAERAGIPLDNFDYYYCYGLFRLAGIVQQIYYRYFHGQTQDKRFAQFIHMNRLLEQMSLQVIAKSSL; this is encoded by the coding sequence ATGACGCTCACCGACCAGTCCACCCAGGTACGCCCCGGCGAAGAACTCGACGCGGCCGTCATCGACCCTTACCTCAAGGCCAACATCCCCGGCCTGGACGGCCTGCCGAGCATAAGCCAGTTTCCCGGGGGGGCCTCCAACCTCACCTACCTGGTCAGCTACCCGGGCCGGGACTTTGTGCTGCGCCGCCCGCCCTTCGGGCAAAAGGCCAAGTCGGCCCACGACATGGGCCGCGAGTTCCGCATCCTCAATCAGTTGAACAGTGGTTTCCCCTTCTGCCCCAAGGCGTATGTGCACTGCACCGACAGCAGCCTGATCGGCGGCGAGTTCTATGTCATGGAACGGGTCAAGGGCATCATCCTGCGCTCGGACATCCCCCCCGAGCTGAAACTGGACGCCAGCCGCACCGAGGCCCTGTGCAAAAGCTTTATCGACCGCCTGGTAGAGTTGCACCAGGTGGACTACAACGCCTGCGGCCTGGCCGACCTGGGCAAGCCGGAAGGCTACGTGCAGCGCCAGATCGAGGGCTGGACCAGCCGCTACGAAAAAGCCCTGACCCCGGATGCCCCGCGCTGGGAAAAGGTGACCGCCTGGCTGCACGATAAAATGCCCGCCGACCATCCGAAACCCGCCATCGTGCACAACGATTACCGCTTCGACAACGTGATCCTCGACGCCGACAACCCCATGCGCATCATCGGTGTGCTGGACTGGGAAATGGCCACCCTGGGCGACCCGCTGATGGACCTGGGCAACAGCCTGGCCTACTGGATCGAGGCCGACGACCCGGCGCCGGTGCAACTGATGCGCCGTCAGCCGAGCAACGCCCCAGGCATGCTCACCCGCCGCCAGTTCGTGGATTACTACGCCGAGCGCGCGGGCATCCCGCTGGACAACTTCGATTACTACTATTGCTATGGCCTGTTCCGCCTGGCCGGCATCGTCCAGCAGATCTACTACCGCTACTTCCACGGCCAGACCCAGGACAAGCGTTTCGCCCAGTTCATTCACATGAACCGCTTGCTGGAGCAGATGAGCTTGCAGGTCATCGCGAAGTCCAGCCTCTGA
- a CDS encoding glycine zipper domain-containing protein — protein MRLTLPSLALGLLLCQGAFAGDGTAAIGGGLGGVLGNVVGQQLGGKTGAAIGAGVGGAAGSAVGARKGNRTEAAIGGGLGSAGGSLLGGAVGGKTGSTVGAGLGGAAGGALGNHLGDDNRGSKKHRRHRH, from the coding sequence ATGCGTCTGACTCTGCCTTCCCTTGCCCTCGGCCTGCTGCTGTGCCAAGGCGCTTTCGCCGGTGACGGTACTGCCGCCATCGGCGGCGGCCTGGGTGGTGTCCTGGGTAACGTTGTCGGTCAACAACTCGGCGGCAAGACCGGCGCGGCCATCGGTGCCGGCGTGGGCGGCGCAGCCGGCAGTGCGGTAGGTGCACGCAAGGGCAACCGTACCGAAGCCGCTATCGGCGGTGGCCTGGGTTCGGCTGGCGGCTCGCTGCTGGGCGGCGCGGTGGGCGGCAAGACCGGTTCGACCGTGGGTGCCGGCCTGGGCGGCGCCGCTGGCGGTGCCCTCGGCAACCACCTGGGTGACGACAACCGCGGCAGCAAGAAGCACCGCCGTCACCGTCACTGA